A stretch of DNA from Danio rerio strain Tuebingen ecotype United States chromosome 10, GRCz12tu, whole genome shotgun sequence:
aggtagtttaaacggtaggctacaaataattaattcgttatgaatgaattaattattcataattaactCACCGCCGcatatgacgacgatgccatcgtccattgcgatgtttcatattagacatcgtacaatgccagaTCAGTCGACATCGCCAAACCCTTGTAAGTATACCACATTATTCCATCGGCAGCATGACTAACATGGCAGGGCATCTCCGCAGGCAACACAAAAACATAGAAAACTCCAGTTTTAGGCACTTAATTAGTGTGCTAGAACCGCGCTACGAAATCCCAAGTAGAACGCATCTCCTAGCTATAGTGACACCCTCCATGTACAATAATGTGAGGGAGAAAGTTATTAAAGGTCTTAGCAGTGCTCTTTTAGTAGCCTTGTGATTGCTGGACCTTCAGAGCAACACAGAGCTTCATGCCTGTCACAGCGCACAAAGGTCAGATAATATTATATTGCATAAAAGTCTTTAAATGGCACAGCTTGTGGTTTCAAATCGAAAACCGAATTGAACCaagactttagaatcgaaaatgtaatcgaatcgaggatgtggaggatcgtgacacccttacttaCAACACAacgttgaccaaagtgctgaaaaCAATCAATGCTAATTAAAATAAAGCCTACATCACATGCattacaattaaaacataagacaaacccctcaacattaaaaaggctcaaatgctAAAGAACAAAGATGGAGTTTCagacgctttttaaaaacagatggAACAGGTCTGATGTGGGCTCAAAGCCTGTTCCAGAGGTTTGGGGCGATAAAAGCAAAAGCCCGATACCCACTTCGCTTACAACGAAAGAATAAACTGATCAGAAGACCTTAGTGACCTACCAGGATTATATACACATGTAGAAGGTCTGGTAAGTAAGGTGGTGGCAGATcatttaaggatttaaaaacaaaagttaatacctaacaggcagccagcccagagAGGAAAGAATTGGGGATATGTGCTCATACTTGTGAGTCCATGTCAGAAGTCTCGCAGcggcattttgtactaattgcaaTCTTTTTAGGTCATTTTGACCAAAACCTACAtatagagagttgcaatagtcaagTCTTCCCAAAATAAAATCATGGATCGCCTTCTCAAggtcattaaaagagagaaaTTATTTCACTTTTGTGAagtcgtaaatggaaaaaaaactggatttaacaaatgaatatactatttatttaaatttcagatcactattaaaataaaacccaAGGTTTCTAACAACAGGTTTTTGATGAATTGATAGCTCACCAAAACCTAGGGGCATCTGGGACACCCATCTGCACGAGGACTTTAATATCGCAGCATAGAGGCCACCAGCTTGATCATCAGGCATCAATGAACAATGAAAAAGGTGAGTGTTGCCCACCCCATCTGTATGATGCAGGGTATTCTAGGTCTGGATTATTCATTTGGTGCCAGGGAAAAGACATTTCGGGTTGGCGTCACTGTCCAAACCGCCAGTGCCGCCATCCATTACCTGGGTGCCCTTCGGGTGCACTGGTATGGGCTCGGCGAGGCACCCAACAGTTAACTCGGGTTTCTATTTAAGAATAATTTTAGGCTTATCTGTATGTACTGCATATTGGCTTGGttctttattttcataaatatataatactCTCAGGGCCATAAAATATGAGTGAAAATCATCAAATGCTCCAGATAGctggtaagaaaaaaaaatggcaaaaaaagagGTATAGGGTGGATtgggagaacttttttttttttgacaaatcaaAGTAGGCGGTATTTGGGTTGGTCAGTCTGATCCAGACACTGTATAAATGAAAGAACAGAAAggagagcagaacaaactccTAACAGGAGGAGACTCACTCATGGCCTATGAGACAGAGCATCAGGAGACTCAATACTGCTTTCCTGACATCAACTCATCATGTGTGAAGGAACAACGCTCCACTCATGGATATAtcataatatgtgtgtttgtctCATTGCTCTCGGTATGGACTGTGTTTCTGAACCTGCTggtgatcatctccatctctcacttcaaGAAGCTTCACACTTCAACCAACATGATTATTCTCTCTCTGGCTGTAAATGATCTGCTTATTGGCCTTATCGTGATGCCTGTGGAGGCCGTCAGACTGATTGACAAGTGTTGGTATTTTGGAGAAACTGTCTGtggattcattttaattttaatttgggtCATTCCCTCAGCATCTCTTAGTAATTTGGTTTTAATTGCTGTTGATCGTTATGTGGCTGTGTGTCACCCTTTACTGTACCCACAGAAGATAACCATGACAAACACACTAATGAGTATCGGTCTGAGCTGGCTTTGCTACTCAGCTTATATCTCAGCTCTCATAATTTATAATAGATATTTTGACAATTCACACAGAACAGACGTGTGTTATGGGCAGTGTTTAATCATGATGAGTTTTAGTTGGATAGTCACTGATCTGTTCATGTGTTTTATTTTCCCCTGCCTCATAATGATCACTTTATATTTGAGGATTTTCTATGTTGTTCATCAGCAAGTGAAGATTATAAACTCTCTGATGAAGCGTGGTAAATGTGTAACAGAGGGTTCAGTCAAGAGGAAATCTGAGAGTAAAGCTGCTCTGACTTTAGGAATCATTGTGCTTGTGTATTTGCTTTGCTGGAttccatactatatctgtacatTAACTGTAAACTATTCCACAGCTGTAAGCATTTTGACATGGATTGTGTATGCTAACTCGGGTATGAATCCTCtggtttatgctttattttacccCTGGTTTAAAAAGACAACTAAACTCATCTTAACTCTCAAAATATTTCAGCTTGCATCCTCTCTGATCAATATTTTTACAGAACATGAGCTTTAGCTAAACTGCTAAAGCTGTTTCTCATAATGGTAGATATTGTTATATGTGatactattaaaactattaattgtAACAATTACATACAAACATAAGATCACTTTCaagaataataaagaaaaactaGTAGTGATATCAGTGTTTCTTTTGTTTCTAATGTCCATATTTATTATACTGTGTGTTCATGCAGAGCATTGGAGATGATGGAGGTAAATAATGTTAGTGAATCAATGATGTATCAGTcattattgcctttttttccAATTCACAGGTCACACATGAAAGCTGAACTCATTGTATGTGAGGCAGTGTTGCATCACATCAGTGCTGTGTGGACGTCTTTACACCTTTACACATTTCACACCTTTAATGAAAGGTTCAGTGGAGAATCATGAATATCATCAATATTaataacacacaaaacacaaatctACTCAGAGTTGTTATATCATTGATGTTTTCATTGATCAGTAAGAGTAAAAGACAGACCAACCCATGTGACTGCCTGGAGAGAGGCCTACTGTACCAACACTGCCATTTTACAAGCCCAAAGTACAGCATTACTACAAATGAGATATCTTTATTTCATTTAACAGTAATACTTATGATAAAAGAAGTGACCCGGCTGGTGTGTTTTTGACAGGAAACATCTCCATATTCAGAGCTTTCCCCTGATCAAGTGTGacagcaaaatattgaaaaccaATCACTAATTTAGAAAGTCTCCCACCTCAATCTTTGAGCAGGCGCACATACAATAACTTGTGGCATTGTCATAGTACTGCAGCAATTTgaacatatcgtcaccttagaattataaggttctatctgacatttttgtcaaaattgagttattgacatattcttatgaaatgataacttatttacatcacgggatgttttttataagttgtttacatttaaagactttttattaaaaaaaaaaatgttacacacatccTGTTTGCTATTGAATGCGAAAACaatgaagctcaatatctcaaaattattcagaacgcagacagaaccttataattccaaggtgaggATATGATAAAAGTGGTGTTTGAGCACCAGACTTCTGTTGTAACTTTTAAACAAGCATGTCAAATTTATCCCATTATTAAGATGAAATAAATGTGGTTCTACAGATGTTTGACATGTGGCTGTCAATTGACAGGTTGCTATCATATATCACACACAAACCCTTCAAAATATATCAAAGTTTAGGCAGTCTTACATGTTTTTGCGCAAGACATTTTTGAGTCCAATAAACAAGACATCAGAACTTTAatctaattattaatattctaaatTATCAAGTTAAGAGGAGACATCATTGGCCTAACACTGGAAATTAACTCTCTGTTTTTAATGATATTAgcatatataatgtaaaaagGGACCAAGAACTGAGCCTTGTGGTATCCGACAGTGTACCAACACTGCATTTTTTTATGAATGCATTTGTATACCTTGAGCTGGAACTGAACATACAAATGCCTGAATAAGCATTGAGCAGCCAAGCACAAGAGAGTAAAAGATTGTCAAGTAAAAGCTAGTTGTCGGTCTTGTGATGTTTTCAGTTGGCCATCATACAAAAACATGCTGCAAATTGCCGTTGTTAAACAACAAAGGCATTTCAAAAAGTTGAGCAGGAAGCTCATTGGCTGCTAAGGAGACAGCAACCAATCTCCTGcaccatttatttaataattagaaGCAGATTAAGTGTGATCTATTAACCTGCGCACGCAGAGATTCAGGACAGAACTGTATTTTTGAAGGGACAGTGTGTCTGCTTTccgaactgtgctaggaaggcagttccagagtttaggtgcctGATATGTGATATGTGAAATCTTCTGCGTACAATTGATTTTGACATTCTCTgaataatcaattgtccagaattaattTAGTGTAGATGAGAGCCtgtaatggcctgtttccactgagaggTACAGTATGGTAAAGGTTGGTACGAGTCAcgtttatcaggcttgcatttccacagccaaaacaaatgacaaagtttcagtcaacgtcattctcactcaaggaaatgtcaaagtaaagctgcacGGGTCACTCACATATCATATAAGAAGCACtgctcacaaaacagatgctttatacagatacatttttgtgtgtaaatgtttattattaacctttctatgaacatgatttgattataagtCAAATCAATGataatagcctactgtaacgtctgctattatataaaataaaccaaaaatgtaACGTACACGAACACATACAGAACCTTACAGTTTCCGATATATTtctaattacagaaaaactatacacagcatacatttagtccttatttctGTTAGAAAAACTAtatgcaatatagcccacagtcagtgcaaacctctcatctgtatctttgatattcaccagcacatgtaacctctgttacaGAGtccaagttcataatagtccaaaaggaaATGATAATAGTTAagcatggcagtttgttcatgttttaggttgctgaaggaatcatttgctcctttattttttttctgcttcacTCTCGCATTTGTTCATTTATGAAAGGaccggatgtcagaagcacttcaataatctcACGCAcgttatcatcagctcaagaagttagtTATTTCAAACAAAGATGTGCGGCAAGTGATcgcaagctctctggagaaagtgaaactgctcaGACACGCCAGATTTTGTCCTTCTTGCCTTTGTggctgcactcaaaaaaaaaatgacgtttgttgtttgttcaaattacttcaATTCTTTAAGGTTTTGAATAGACTTGATTGTCTTAtgtttaataaaatcaaataactaAAAAATGAATTAGCTAACTTACTTGTTGTTCTTTCATGTAGTCTGAACACAAATCTATGGTGTGGaactcaacattttttacagtgtgttcatcaagacgacaaggtttgtttgcgcttgggttgaccatggctcattattatatgtattgtgtatatttgtgcatatattatatatattgtgtatatatatattatcacagtgtaatgtctcagctgtgtatttaaaaatggcggttcctttgttttcattcttctggcTACCCGCCGACTATGCACTGGGGTACGTTTCTCTGtgaaccaatagcgttcagctgtgcaTCTAGC
This window harbors:
- the taar19d gene encoding trace amine-associated receptor 13c-like, yielding MKEQKGEQNKLLTGGDSLMAYETEHQETQYCFPDINSSCVKEQRSTHGYIIICVFVSLLSVWTVFLNLLVIISISHFKKLHTSTNMIILSLAVNDLLIGLIVMPVEAVRLIDKCWYFGETVCGFILILIWVIPSASLSNLVLIAVDRYVAVCHPLLYPQKITMTNTLMSIGLSWLCYSAYISALIIYNRYFDNSHRTDVCYGQCLIMMSFSWIVTDLFMCFIFPCLIMITLYLRIFYVVHQQVKIINSLMKRGKCVTEGSVKRKSESKAALTLGIIVLVYLLCWIPYYICTLTVNYSTAVSILTWIVYANSGMNPLVYALFYPWFKKTTKLILTLKIFQLASSLINIFTEHEL